Within the Nodosilinea sp. E11 genome, the region AAATGAGAAGTAATTCTTTCATTGCAAATCCTAATTATTACGATGGATAGGTCGCTACAGAGGTATACATTTAAATAAAACCAATGTCAGCCAAGTTTTTGATTGACAAGATAAGTGCCTGAAAATACTAATTTCTAAAAGAAAAAATAGCAGATATGTTCAAGAGATAAAGATTGCCAAACTTAGGCTTTTTCTGAACAGATCTGCTATGAAAAATGCTTTCAAAAGAAGACAGCCATAATCAGCTCTAATGCTGATTATGGCAAAAATCATAGGTTAACGGAAGACACTCATACTGCCTGTCTGGGTCAAGACACCGACAGTGCCAGCGCCACCGGCCGTGACCGTTCCATTACTTTGGTTATCGATAGTACCTGCTAGAGTGCCCGCAATACCGCCATTGGTCAAACTTTGAATCCCGAATGCTGGTGTTGTGATAGTGCTACTCAGAGTCGTACCAGTTGCCTTTATATCTGCGCTGTAGGCAGACTGACTATAGGTAAACGATTGAGCAGTCAAACCCCCAATCACACCCGTATCAATAGCGACAGCTGCTGTGCCAGGAGTCGTCGCACCAGCAACCGTGATGATAGGCAATACCACTGCTGTCAGACCAGAGCCTGACATACTGATATTGGCGCCTCTCGCTTCGACTGAAGCAACAGCCGGGTTTACTACAAGCTGGAGTTGATTAGAGTAGCTGGTGGTAAGTTCACTACCAGCTTGGGCAGGCGTTTGGATAGCCGAAAATAACCCAGCGAATGCAGCGATCGCAAATAAAGTTTGAGACAATTTCATGAAGTTTCCTCATGCTAAAAGTTCAACGAAGACCACCGATCAGTAAACTTCACTCTGGATTTTTGAGCAGAAATTTCATCAACAATAGTGAAAACCTGATCGGGTTTCTTTATTCTGAACCTAGCTTGACATTAAAACAAAAGAAAAAATAGACCGTAAATACCTGCTTTTTAAGTATTAGCTTGCTAGTGAATTTCCTGACCTTTTGGTTTAATAAATTATGTAATTGTACGGAGTTATTTTGTCGTGCCCAAGAAGGGCGTTGTTGTAGAAATAAGAAAAGATTGCGAACGGTTTGATGGTCAAGCGCTATTGAAGGTAAGAAAACCAGATCACTGGTCTTTAAAGAGGTGATGAATGCCTGAAAGGCTTGTCTTACTATAGACGACACTGAACGTGGCGAATGACGACAACTCGATAGTTGACTAAGTGTTGTCAGCACGCCGTTGAATCAGCGCGGGTACGACTTGATTACGTCCCTGATGCTTAGCCTGATGGAGGGCACTCTCAGCAACTCGTAAAAGTTCTGTAGGTATAGTGCCATGGCCAGGAAAAACAGCTACCCCAAAAGAGGCGGAAAGTCCCTCTAGCAGCGTTCCATTGTAGTGAATGGTCAACCCTTTAATCGTCTGCCGCAGGTCTTCTGCCCGAGCTACAGCGGCCTCCAGAGTTGTTTCTGGAAATACCAGGGTCAGTTCTTCGCCACCATAGCGGCAGGCCACATCAGACTCCCGGATAGTGTCACGCAGAACCTTGCCAAGCGTTTGGAGCACATAGTCCCCAGCATCGTGGCCATGGGTATCGTTGAACCCCTTTTCCTAGAGGCGTTGGCGATGA harbors:
- a CDS encoding GGDEF domain-containing protein, encoding MLQTLGKVLRDTIRESDVACRYGGEELTLVFPETTLEAAVARAEDLRQTIKGLTIHYNGTLLEGLSASFGVAVFPGHGTIPTELLRVAESALHQAKHQGRNQVVPALIQRRADNT